Proteins from a genomic interval of uncultured Desulfuromusa sp.:
- a CDS encoding DUF2721 domain-containing protein, translating to MTIDLTTPALLFPAISLLLLAYTNRFLVLAQLIRQLHSQRQTNTDMVIRQISNLRTRLALIKAMQGMGVLSFLLCAMSMLFIFVKLTLPAEWIFAISLLLLVLSLLCSLLEIAISTKAIEIELEDLEIMVEDKKR from the coding sequence ATGACAATAGATCTGACCACTCCAGCATTACTTTTCCCTGCTATTTCACTTCTGCTGCTGGCTTACACCAACCGTTTTCTGGTACTGGCCCAATTGATTCGGCAGCTCCACAGCCAACGCCAGACCAATACGGATATGGTTATCCGCCAGATCAGCAATTTACGCACCCGACTGGCCTTGATCAAGGCAATGCAAGGGATGGGCGTCTTAAGCTTTTTGCTTTGCGCCATGTCAATGCTGTTCATATTCGTCAAACTCACTCTTCCGGCTGAATGGATTTTCGCTATCAGCCTCTTACTTCTGGTTCTCTCTCTTCTATGTTCTCTTCTTGAGATCGCCATCAGTACCAAAGCAATCGAAATAGAACTGGAAGACCTGGAAATTATGGTCGAAGATAAAAAACGTTAA
- a CDS encoding efflux transporter outer membrane subunit, translated as MSKQLFFLLIGMTLVLGGCSLAPEYIQPIAPMQAEWPQGEAYQSVQTTAEFPVVTELGRQEFFTDIQLQQIMELALKNNRDLRLAALNVERARALYGIQRAELFPAVNVVGVGSKQRNSADLTTPGNPQTVEQYGVNLGVAAWEIDFFGRLRNLKDQALEAYLATDEARRSTQIALVGEIAKAYLTLAADEENRKLSQMTLAAQQDSYSLIQKSYDAGIVTELELRQAQIPLEVARGDIARYTQLVAQDKNALNLLVGETVLEELLPQDLSSITPPREISAGLNSEILLQRPDILAAEHQLKGAYASIGAARAAFFPRISLTTTVGTASDELSGLFGSGTDTWSFAPQISAPIFDARTWAAYRVSKTDREIALTQYEKAIQTAFRDVADTLAVQGTIDQQLLAQQALVTALAETYRLSEIRYTQGLDSYLGVLNAQTSRISAEQGLITLRLTKFANRVRLYTILGVGATR; from the coding sequence ATGAGTAAGCAACTATTCTTTCTATTAATTGGAATGACTCTCGTTTTGGGTGGCTGTTCCCTGGCTCCTGAATACATTCAGCCCATTGCACCGATGCAGGCGGAATGGCCGCAAGGTGAAGCCTATCAGTCCGTGCAGACAACTGCAGAATTTCCGGTTGTTACCGAGCTGGGAAGACAGGAGTTTTTTACCGACATCCAATTACAACAAATCATGGAATTGGCGTTAAAAAACAACCGGGATCTACGGCTTGCCGCTCTGAACGTCGAACGGGCGAGAGCATTGTATGGCATTCAACGAGCGGAGTTGTTTCCAGCTGTCAACGTGGTTGGTGTCGGGAGCAAGCAACGAAACTCCGCTGATCTGACGACCCCGGGTAATCCGCAAACTGTGGAACAATACGGAGTTAACCTGGGGGTTGCAGCATGGGAGATTGATTTCTTCGGGCGGCTTCGCAATCTCAAGGATCAGGCTCTGGAAGCATATCTGGCGACTGATGAAGCCAGGCGCAGTACGCAGATCGCGTTGGTGGGCGAAATTGCTAAAGCCTACCTGACGCTGGCTGCTGATGAGGAAAATCGCAAGCTGTCCCAGATGACGTTGGCAGCTCAACAAGATTCTTATTCTTTGATTCAGAAAAGTTATGATGCCGGGATCGTCACCGAACTTGAGCTGCGTCAGGCTCAGATTCCTTTGGAGGTCGCTCGGGGAGATATCGCACGCTACACACAACTTGTAGCGCAGGACAAAAATGCCCTTAATCTGCTGGTTGGTGAAACCGTTTTGGAAGAATTGCTGCCGCAGGACCTGAGCAGTATCACACCTCCCCGAGAAATTTCAGCAGGTTTGAACTCCGAAATTCTGCTGCAGCGACCCGATATTCTGGCGGCGGAACACCAACTTAAAGGAGCTTATGCCTCAATCGGAGCGGCTCGGGCAGCTTTTTTTCCACGGATTTCACTGACGACCACAGTCGGGACTGCAAGCGACGAACTCTCCGGTCTTTTCGGTTCCGGAACGGATACCTGGTCGTTTGCTCCACAGATCAGCGCACCGATTTTTGATGCCCGCACCTGGGCTGCTTACCGAGTCAGCAAAACGGATCGTGAGATTGCCCTGACCCAGTATGAAAAGGCGATTCAGACGGCTTTCAGGGATGTTGCAGATACCCTGGCGGTTCAGGGAACCATCGACCAGCAACTTTTAGCCCAGCAAGCGTTGGTGACTGCCTTGGCCGAAACTTATCGCCTTTCTGAAATACGCTATACCCAAGGACTCGACAGTTATCTGGGAGTTCTTAATGCTCAGACCTCCCGGATTTCCGCCGAACAGGGGCTCATTACCCTGCGCTTAACCAAGTTTGCAAATCGAGTGCGACTTTATACGATATTAGGAGTTGGTGCCACGAGGTAG
- a CDS encoding undecaprenyl-diphosphate phosphatase, producing MLHRNYLIVCLLVTCCFIFSGSNSIANQNVATAPNNPEKQILTLGQATILGIVEGLTEYLPVSSTGHLLLAQRVMGIGENSAATVEQRAAIKEATDAYTICIQIGAIIAVLGLYFRRVRQMVRGLSGKDPEGRKLFFNIIAGFLPAAVIGLLFNKLIKSYLFGTWPVVIAWFVGGLAILAVSRWNQKRNSHRAESGRSIVALTWQMALIIGFIQCIAMWPGVSRSLVTIVGGLLVGLSLSAAVEFSFLLGLITLSAATGYDALKHGQIMLQTFDALSLAVGVIFAFLAAILSVKWMVSYLNRHGLALFGYYRVVLALIAGTLLITGNL from the coding sequence ATGCTGCACAGAAATTATCTCATTGTCTGTTTGCTGGTTACCTGCTGTTTTATTTTTTCGGGAAGCAACAGCATTGCAAACCAAAACGTTGCCACCGCGCCAAACAATCCGGAAAAGCAGATTCTCACTCTGGGGCAGGCAACCATTCTTGGCATTGTCGAAGGACTCACGGAATATCTGCCGGTCAGCTCTACCGGACATTTGCTTCTGGCTCAGCGCGTCATGGGGATTGGTGAGAATAGCGCAGCAACAGTCGAACAGCGTGCGGCAATCAAAGAAGCAACAGACGCTTATACTATCTGCATTCAGATCGGAGCAATTATTGCCGTTCTGGGATTGTATTTCCGCAGGGTCAGACAAATGGTGCGCGGGCTCTCAGGGAAAGATCCCGAGGGGCGAAAACTGTTCTTCAATATCATCGCCGGTTTTCTTCCCGCTGCAGTCATCGGGCTACTTTTCAACAAGCTGATAAAATCCTATCTTTTCGGCACCTGGCCGGTCGTTATTGCCTGGTTTGTTGGCGGCTTAGCTATCCTCGCAGTCAGTCGCTGGAATCAGAAAAGAAACAGTCACCGTGCCGAAAGTGGACGATCCATTGTCGCATTAACCTGGCAAATGGCTCTGATCATCGGCTTTATTCAGTGTATTGCCATGTGGCCCGGGGTCAGCCGGAGTCTGGTCACCATCGTCGGGGGATTGCTGGTCGGACTCTCTCTTTCCGCAGCGGTAGAATTCAGCTTCCTGCTCGGACTGATCACTCTCAGTGCCGCTACCGGCTACGATGCCCTGAAACATGGGCAAATTATGCTGCAAACCTTTGATGCTCTATCCCTGGCTGTCGGTGTTATCTTCGCATTTCTTGCCGCTATTCTTTCCGTCAAATGGATGGTCAGCTATCTTAACCGCCACGGACTCGCACTTTTTGGTTATTACCGGGTTGTATTGGCTCTGATTGCAGGAACACTGCTCATAACCGGCAACCTCTGA
- a CDS encoding ribonucleotide-diphosphate reductase subunit beta has protein sequence MKAKRLFNPEGDDSLESRRIIGGNSTNIFNLNNVRYQWANKMYRNMMANFWIPEKTDLSGDLEPYKHLTVEERQGYDGILSFLIFLDSIQTNNLSNINDYITAPEVNLLLAIQQYQEAIHSQSYQYIVESVIPKDRRNSIYDKWRTDKVLFERNKYIAQIYQDFIDGPTENKFAKVLIANYLLEGLYFYNGFNFFYNLASRNLMLGTSEVIRYINRDELTHCVMFEFIVREIRKLEADYFSAEEVEEMFRFAVAQEISWTNHIIGDGILGVSEATTEMYTKWLANERWYRLGFDGKLYDGFDKNPYKHLEKLADTEGEGDVKSNFFESTVSAYNQSSVLDGWDDF, from the coding sequence ATGAAAGCAAAAAGGCTATTTAATCCGGAAGGAGATGATTCTCTGGAAAGCAGGAGGATTATTGGAGGTAATAGCACGAATATCTTCAATCTGAATAATGTCCGTTATCAATGGGCGAATAAAATGTACCGCAATATGATGGCTAATTTCTGGATTCCGGAAAAAACAGATTTATCCGGTGATCTTGAACCTTACAAACATCTGACTGTAGAAGAAAGGCAGGGGTACGATGGAATCCTCTCTTTTTTGATTTTCCTCGATAGTATTCAGACCAATAATCTGTCGAATATCAATGATTATATTACTGCGCCGGAAGTCAATTTGCTGCTGGCGATTCAACAGTATCAAGAGGCGATCCACAGTCAGAGTTACCAATATATTGTCGAATCGGTCATTCCGAAAGACCGACGTAATTCCATTTATGATAAGTGGCGAACCGATAAGGTTTTATTTGAGCGCAATAAGTATATTGCCCAAATTTATCAGGACTTTATCGATGGTCCAACGGAAAACAAGTTTGCGAAAGTTCTGATTGCCAACTATTTGCTGGAAGGGTTGTATTTTTACAATGGCTTCAACTTTTTTTACAATCTTGCCAGTCGGAATCTGATGTTGGGGACCTCGGAAGTCATCCGTTATATCAATCGTGATGAATTGACTCATTGTGTCATGTTCGAGTTTATCGTGCGTGAAATTCGTAAGCTGGAGGCGGATTATTTCTCTGCTGAAGAGGTCGAGGAAATGTTCCGTTTTGCCGTCGCTCAGGAAATTTCCTGGACCAACCATATTATCGGAGACGGAATCCTTGGGGTCAGTGAAGCGACGACGGAAATGTATACCAAGTGGTTGGCAAATGAGCGCTGGTATAGATTAGGATTTGATGGAAAATTATATGACGGATTTGACAAGAATCCCTATAAACACCTGGAAAAATTAGCCGATACCGAAGGGGAAGGCGATGTTAAAAGTAACTTCTTCGAATCGACTGTGTCAGCTTACAATCAGTCATCAGTCCTGGATGGCTGGGATGATTTTTGA
- a CDS encoding ribonucleoside-diphosphate reductase subunit alpha — MAKRYRVIKRDGESASLDIAKIRKVIQWAAEGLDINPIELESNLEIHFRNNMTTGEIHETVIETSLRLTSIDEPDWRILAARLKLVDFYKRVHIARGIPYEYRYPSYCQTVKDFVAKGIYTPVLLEQYSEKELHKAGQFLQQDYDYDYDFAGISLLIKRYMLEYNNQVIEMPQEALLTIALLIEQNQPHEIRLQRVRDTYCMLARRKISLATPILINLRKPNGNLSSCFITAFDDDTNSIFHTFEQVGQISSGGGGVGVSISRIRSQGARIRNSLGRAGGVVPNIRVVNDIALYFNQGGKRAGAVTVALDSWHLDMEDFLELQTENGDQRRKAYDVFPQVVVSDRFMRAVENSEDWYLFDPHEIRSKYNYELADLWGEEFEAALSHLYTEVDEGRVELFEKVNAKELYKQIMKVQIESGMPYISFKDTINRANPNKHIGIIPCTNLCVESFSVVKPSKIGPQRFENDSIHRDMDPGLVHTCNLVSINLANLEDGEFSAVCDTAVRILDNCIDITDVPVAEGQRHNELLRTIGVGLMGLADYLARRDIPYVGAADAVDKLAEEFAYFCTSASCKLAEERGGYPLFAGSDWSQGLILSRDRSWFIENATLDWDNLFERIATHGIRNSHITAVAPNTSSSIVQGCTASILPIFSKFYIDNNSNGNVPIVPPFIKEKLWHYQESKYIDQKIIVDLVARLQKFVDTGISMELLFNLNKNITAKDIYETHMEAWKKGCKAIYYTRSIQKNSNIASVKDECISCAG, encoded by the coding sequence ATGGCCAAACGTTACCGTGTTATCAAACGGGATGGGGAATCCGCTTCCCTTGACATAGCAAAAATCCGCAAAGTTATTCAGTGGGCGGCTGAGGGGCTGGATATCAATCCGATTGAATTGGAATCAAATCTGGAAATTCATTTCCGCAATAATATGACCACAGGTGAAATACATGAGACCGTTATCGAGACATCGTTGCGGCTGACGTCTATTGATGAGCCTGATTGGCGGATTCTGGCGGCGCGCCTGAAGCTGGTTGATTTTTATAAACGGGTCCATATTGCACGGGGGATTCCCTACGAGTACCGCTATCCCAGCTATTGTCAAACCGTGAAAGATTTTGTTGCAAAAGGAATCTATACGCCTGTGCTTCTGGAGCAATACTCAGAAAAGGAGCTTCATAAGGCGGGGCAGTTTTTACAGCAGGATTACGATTACGACTATGACTTTGCCGGAATCAGCCTGCTGATAAAACGTTATATGCTGGAATATAATAATCAGGTGATTGAAATGCCTCAGGAAGCGCTGCTGACGATTGCATTGCTGATTGAGCAGAATCAACCGCATGAAATTCGCCTGCAGCGGGTGCGTGATACTTACTGTATGTTGGCCCGGCGTAAGATCTCTCTGGCAACCCCGATTCTGATCAATCTGCGCAAGCCGAACGGCAACCTGTCCAGTTGTTTTATTACCGCCTTCGACGACGATACCAACAGTATTTTTCATACATTTGAACAGGTTGGTCAGATCAGCTCCGGTGGCGGTGGTGTTGGCGTCAGTATCAGTCGCATCCGTTCACAGGGGGCTCGAATTCGTAATTCTCTTGGTCGGGCCGGAGGTGTAGTGCCGAATATTCGTGTTGTCAACGATATTGCCCTTTACTTTAATCAGGGTGGAAAACGGGCAGGGGCGGTCACAGTCGCGCTGGATAGCTGGCATCTGGATATGGAAGATTTTCTGGAACTGCAGACCGAAAATGGTGATCAACGACGCAAGGCTTACGATGTGTTCCCTCAGGTTGTGGTTTCTGATCGCTTTATGCGGGCAGTTGAAAACAGTGAAGACTGGTACCTCTTCGATCCTCATGAGATTCGCAGTAAATATAACTACGAATTGGCGGATTTGTGGGGTGAAGAGTTTGAGGCGGCACTCAGTCACCTCTATACTGAGGTCGATGAGGGGCGCGTCGAGCTTTTTGAAAAGGTCAATGCCAAGGAACTCTACAAACAGATTATGAAGGTTCAGATTGAAAGCGGTATGCCTTATATCTCTTTCAAAGACACCATCAATCGGGCGAATCCTAATAAACATATCGGCATCATTCCCTGCACGAATCTCTGTGTGGAATCATTTTCTGTTGTCAAGCCAAGCAAAATTGGTCCGCAGCGGTTTGAAAATGACAGCATTCACCGGGACATGGACCCCGGACTGGTTCACACCTGTAATCTGGTATCGATTAACCTGGCTAATCTTGAAGATGGTGAGTTTTCGGCTGTCTGTGATACGGCAGTTCGGATTTTGGATAATTGTATCGATATTACCGATGTCCCTGTTGCTGAAGGGCAACGCCACAACGAGTTATTACGGACGATCGGTGTTGGTTTAATGGGGTTAGCTGATTATCTGGCGCGGCGCGATATCCCTTACGTTGGGGCCGCAGATGCTGTGGATAAGCTGGCAGAAGAGTTCGCCTATTTTTGTACGTCCGCCAGTTGCAAACTGGCAGAAGAGCGGGGAGGTTATCCGCTGTTTGCGGGAAGCGACTGGTCTCAAGGGTTGATTCTCAGCCGTGATCGCAGTTGGTTTATCGAGAATGCGACCCTGGATTGGGACAATTTGTTCGAGCGCATTGCAACGCATGGTATCCGCAACAGCCACATTACTGCAGTTGCACCCAATACGAGCAGTTCTATCGTTCAAGGCTGTACAGCAAGTATATTACCCATTTTCAGCAAGTTTTATATCGATAACAACAGCAATGGTAATGTTCCGATTGTGCCACCGTTCATTAAGGAAAAACTCTGGCATTATCAGGAATCAAAATATATCGATCAAAAAATCATTGTCGATCTGGTGGCGCGATTGCAAAAATTTGTGGATACTGGAATTTCAATGGAACTCCTGTTTAATCTGAATAAAAACATTACCGCTAAGGATATTTATGAAACTCATATGGAGGCCTGGAAAAAAGGCTGTAAAGCGATATACTATACCCGCAGTATCCAGAAAAATAGCAATATCGCGTCGGTTAAGGATGAATGTATCTCCTGTGCCGGATAG